One Deltaproteobacteria bacterium genomic region harbors:
- a CDS encoding beta-galactosidase — protein MPTPSVSPPPAFLYSGELHYFRVAREAWPLHLDRALEAGLNTVSSYIPWRWHEPTEGELDFTGRTHPGRDLLGFLDRVAERGLFFSARVGPVSNGEMIFEGLPDWLVQHYPETMLQLPPGEAIHHVGAPSYLNPTFQELVGRWYDALLPLLAPRQVTRGGCVSLVQLCNEIAMVNWVGRAVDHSPAVTRRYRSFLAAAYPSVEELNRVYGTSYASFDNVEQPPLTYDGCLPRYLDRALFFRDYYAEYYRTLHDAARKREIDVPVIANIPHFYDFDVRGRGIFSPLTTSLFRDFRRKTSGVIFGGAYQPRRIDWDNFHDLFLTSGMVRMIADPDAPTICAELQTGVMYDRPRLYPSDVELNVLSSLASGLDGVNAYMFSGGVNEEHVGQFGTYHEWQAPVRPDGSVRRHFATLARHGAWVGRFGATLATTRPASAVQLGFYAPYWMTEFMAGPFVAELEAKRKEGFFDGLARLLCTLNYAPRCVDLERDKLDVSQPLFLFTTGFMDAAAQERLASFVRDGGRLYFGPELPRVDLRGEQCPVLAQAVGLSRAMVHGRSELGYRTGSWVRAERATLFDAPKGARVFLRDRQGRAAAARWRCGAGQVLFCGHPLSDRFQPFAELFDGMAAALGASRPVALSCDELIGALRVGKRGAFLFLINYHEYALESEVIVAGGRLPGRIAVPPRSGLVLPLGLSVSRGLTIDFCTLALHDLEETDDEVVLRLGREAGDKGAVRLRGALSELVLEGGKLRVERGREMHTVRCALQTDEATLRVRLRGGSARDG, from the coding sequence ATGCCGACGCCAAGCGTGTCTCCGCCCCCCGCGTTCCTCTACTCCGGAGAGCTCCACTACTTTCGCGTGGCGCGCGAGGCGTGGCCCCTGCACCTCGATCGCGCGCTCGAGGCCGGGCTGAACACCGTCTCGAGCTACATCCCGTGGCGCTGGCACGAGCCGACGGAGGGGGAGCTCGACTTCACCGGTCGGACGCACCCGGGGCGCGACCTGCTCGGCTTTCTGGATCGGGTGGCCGAGCGCGGCCTCTTCTTCTCGGCGCGCGTCGGACCGGTCTCGAACGGCGAGATGATCTTCGAGGGGCTCCCCGACTGGCTCGTGCAGCACTACCCGGAGACCATGCTCCAGCTCCCGCCGGGAGAGGCGATCCACCACGTCGGCGCACCGTCCTACCTCAACCCGACCTTTCAGGAGCTGGTCGGGCGCTGGTACGACGCGCTGCTGCCGCTGCTGGCGCCGCGCCAGGTGACGCGAGGCGGCTGCGTCTCGCTGGTGCAGCTCTGCAACGAGATCGCGATGGTCAACTGGGTCGGCCGGGCCGTGGACCACTCCCCGGCGGTGACCCGACGCTACCGGAGCTTCCTCGCCGCGGCCTACCCCTCGGTCGAGGAGCTGAACCGGGTCTACGGTACGAGCTACGCCAGCTTCGACAACGTGGAGCAGCCGCCCCTGACCTACGACGGCTGCCTGCCGAGGTACCTCGACCGCGCGCTCTTCTTTCGCGACTACTACGCCGAGTACTACCGCACGCTCCACGACGCCGCGCGAAAGCGCGAGATCGACGTGCCGGTGATCGCCAACATCCCTCACTTCTACGACTTCGACGTGCGCGGCCGCGGCATCTTCTCGCCGCTCACGACCTCGCTCTTCCGTGACTTCCGCCGGAAGACGAGCGGGGTGATCTTCGGCGGCGCGTACCAGCCGCGGCGCATCGACTGGGACAACTTCCACGACCTGTTCTTGACCTCGGGGATGGTGCGGATGATCGCCGACCCCGACGCGCCGACCATCTGCGCCGAGCTGCAGACCGGCGTGATGTACGACCGGCCGCGCCTCTACCCCTCCGACGTGGAGCTGAACGTCCTGAGCAGCCTCGCCTCGGGCCTCGACGGGGTGAACGCCTACATGTTCTCCGGTGGGGTCAACGAGGAGCACGTCGGACAGTTCGGGACCTACCACGAGTGGCAGGCGCCGGTGCGGCCCGACGGCTCGGTGCGGCGCCACTTCGCGACGCTCGCGCGCCACGGCGCGTGGGTCGGACGGTTCGGGGCCACGCTGGCCACCACCCGTCCGGCCTCGGCCGTACAGCTGGGCTTCTACGCCCCGTACTGGATGACCGAGTTCATGGCCGGCCCGTTCGTCGCGGAGCTCGAGGCCAAGCGCAAGGAGGGCTTCTTCGACGGCCTGGCGCGGCTCCTCTGCACGCTGAATTACGCACCACGCTGCGTCGACCTGGAGCGGGACAAACTGGACGTCAGCCAGCCGCTCTTCCTGTTCACCACCGGCTTCATGGACGCGGCCGCGCAGGAGCGGCTCGCCTCCTTCGTGCGCGATGGCGGCCGGCTCTATTTCGGCCCCGAGCTGCCCCGGGTCGACCTGCGGGGCGAGCAGTGCCCCGTGCTGGCCCAGGCTGTCGGGCTCAGTCGCGCGATGGTCCACGGTCGGTCGGAGCTCGGGTACCGCACGGGTTCCTGGGTGCGCGCAGAACGCGCCACGCTCTTCGACGCGCCGAAGGGGGCCCGCGTCTTTCTACGTGACCGGCAAGGCCGCGCTGCCGCCGCCCGCTGGCGCTGTGGAGCGGGCCAGGTGCTCTTCTGCGGCCACCCGCTCAGCGACCGTTTCCAGCCCTTCGCAGAGCTGTTCGACGGGATGGCGGCGGCGCTCGGCGCGTCGCGTCCGGTCGCCCTGAGCTGCGACGAGCTGATCGGCGCCCTGCGCGTCGGAAAGCGGGGGGCCTTCCTCTTCTTGATCAACTATCACGAGTATGCGCTCGAGAGCGAGGTGATCGTGGCCGGCGGCCGGCTCCCCGGGCGCATCGCCGTGCCGCCACGCAGCGGGCTGGTCCTGCCGCTCGGGCTCTCCGTCAGTCGAGGGCTCACGATCGACTTCTGCACCCTGGCGCTCCACGACCTCGAGGAGACCGACGACGAGGTGGTGCTGCGGCTGGGCCGCGAGGCGGGAGACAAGGGGGCGGTGCGGCTCCGCGGAGCGCTGAGCGAGCTCGTGCTCGAGGGGGGCAAGCTCCGCGTGGAGCGCGGGCGCGAGATGCACACCGTGCGCTGCGCCCTCCAGACGGACGAGGCGACGCTGCGCGTGAGGTTGCGGGGAGGGAGCGCGCGCGATGGCTGA
- a CDS encoding carbohydrate ABC transporter permease: MDQPRDVDRPGPLKQSLLYVILIGGLVLTLVPFLWMLSTSLKRSEGISAVPPQWIPQPVTLEHYRRLFAEVAFLRHFGNSLVVALGATLLSLLVNALAGYAFAKYRFPGRERLFALLLLTMMVPGQVTMMPVFMLLKELGLLNAYSGLILPASASVFAIFLIKQFMETLPDELLEAARIDGCSEWAIFWRIVLPLSKPVLATVGLFTFMGAWNEFLWALIVMLDEAKYTLPVALANLNGQHNTDWGLLMAGSVVVILPVVIVFLLLQRFYVRGITLSGLKG; the protein is encoded by the coding sequence ATGGACCAGCCGCGCGACGTGGACCGCCCGGGGCCGCTCAAGCAGTCGCTGCTCTACGTCATCCTCATCGGGGGGCTCGTCCTGACGCTCGTCCCCTTCCTGTGGATGCTCTCGACCTCGCTCAAGCGGAGCGAGGGGATCAGCGCCGTGCCTCCGCAGTGGATCCCGCAGCCGGTCACCCTGGAGCACTACCGGCGCCTCTTCGCGGAGGTCGCCTTCCTGCGGCACTTCGGCAACAGCCTGGTGGTCGCCCTCGGCGCGACGCTGCTCAGCCTGCTCGTGAACGCCCTCGCGGGCTACGCCTTCGCCAAGTACCGCTTCCCCGGCCGCGAGCGCCTCTTCGCGCTGCTCCTGCTGACGATGATGGTGCCCGGCCAGGTGACGATGATGCCGGTCTTCATGCTGCTCAAGGAGCTCGGCCTGCTCAACGCCTACAGCGGGCTCATCCTCCCCGCCTCGGCCTCGGTCTTCGCCATCTTCCTCATCAAGCAGTTCATGGAGACGCTGCCCGACGAGCTCCTCGAGGCGGCGCGCATCGACGGCTGCTCCGAATGGGCCATCTTCTGGCGCATCGTCCTGCCCCTGAGCAAGCCGGTGCTGGCCACGGTGGGGCTCTTCACCTTCATGGGCGCCTGGAACGAGTTCCTCTGGGCGCTGATCGTGATGCTCGACGAAGCCAAGTACACGCTCCCCGTGGCGCTCGCCAACCTGAACGGGCAGCACAACACCGACTGGGGCCTGCTGATGGCTGGCTCGGTCGTCGTGATCCTGCCGGTGGTGATCGTCTTTCTGCTGCTGCAGAGGTTCTACGTGCGCGGCATCACCCTGAGCGGGCTGAAAGGATAG
- a CDS encoding extracellular solute-binding protein, producing the protein MPRHVLVLAALAALPPAMLPRPAQAREAITVWAIGEEGKKIRVMADLFERAHPEIEVRTQAIPWDAAEAKLLTAVVGEMTPDVVQLGTTYVPKFAAMEALLPLDGRLDRSTAIGRKDFFPGPLQTGTYRGRLYGVPWYIDTWVLYYRSDLLREAHLPGPPRTWEELRVAGLRLRGPERYAIALSPSDGATFAVFAAQAGAPILVDGRPSVRDPRFLEALRYYVSLFDDRLAPRGEARDVNLFQAFERGLFPMMIGGPWMLTLIDKECPKLRGRWSVAPLPRGRRASSFVGGSVLSIFRRSRRPELAWRFIEYLSRPENQLRWYELSTTLPSTRTAWASERLRGDPKVAVFGEQLRTAEAPPAIPEWEELRDKLGRDYLEKFVYHAKDPARSLDSLDAELRAILAKRDPARSQSSALKLVVLGLVALLLLGGAGVLLARRSRRQPDGGGLDVRDVRSARRVPYLFLFPALAVLSVFLFLPIVASFLISLTDWNIYALSDWKRLTVTGLANYRTLLWELHPSELAAVGSWWGYLAFWNYLGDPVFWRALFNTFVFVLLGVPLSIVTSLLAATALNQAFLRGKSLFRVGYFLPVVTTMVAVAVVWRWLYNPRLGLINQLLEALGLPGQEWLGNPRLALPALILMAVWKNFGYNMIIFVAGLQAIPERYYEAAKIDGAGTLQRFRHVTLPLLSPTLTFVSIMTVIGYFQFFAEPYVMTGGGPLNSTMSIVLYMYNHGFKFFNLGYASAIAFILFAFIGLFTLGQRRLSRRTGAA; encoded by the coding sequence ATGCCACGTCATGTGCTGGTCCTGGCTGCGCTCGCGGCGCTTCCGCCCGCGATGCTGCCGCGCCCCGCGCAGGCCCGCGAGGCGATCACCGTCTGGGCCATCGGGGAGGAGGGGAAGAAGATCCGCGTCATGGCGGACCTCTTCGAGCGCGCACATCCCGAGATCGAGGTGCGCACGCAGGCCATCCCGTGGGACGCCGCGGAGGCCAAGCTGCTGACCGCCGTGGTGGGGGAGATGACGCCCGACGTGGTGCAGCTCGGCACGACCTACGTGCCGAAGTTCGCGGCGATGGAGGCCTTGCTGCCGCTCGACGGGCGCCTCGATCGCTCGACCGCCATCGGGCGGAAGGACTTCTTCCCCGGGCCGCTCCAGACCGGGACCTATCGCGGCCGGCTCTACGGCGTGCCCTGGTACATCGACACCTGGGTCCTCTACTACCGCAGCGACTTGTTGCGCGAAGCGCACCTGCCCGGCCCACCTCGCACGTGGGAGGAGCTCCGCGTCGCGGGCCTCCGCTTGCGCGGTCCGGAGCGCTACGCCATCGCCCTCTCCCCTTCCGACGGCGCGACTTTCGCGGTCTTCGCCGCTCAGGCCGGCGCGCCGATCCTCGTGGACGGGCGCCCGAGCGTGCGCGACCCCCGCTTCCTCGAGGCCCTGCGCTACTACGTCTCGCTCTTCGACGACCGGCTCGCGCCCCGCGGCGAGGCCAGGGACGTGAACCTCTTTCAGGCCTTCGAGCGCGGGCTCTTTCCGATGATGATCGGTGGCCCGTGGATGCTCACGCTCATCGACAAGGAGTGCCCCAAGCTGCGTGGTCGCTGGTCCGTCGCGCCTCTGCCCCGCGGGCGCCGCGCGTCGTCGTTCGTGGGGGGGAGCGTGCTCTCGATCTTCAGGCGTTCCCGCCGCCCCGAGCTCGCCTGGCGCTTCATCGAGTACCTGAGCCGCCCCGAGAATCAGCTCCGCTGGTACGAGCTCTCGACGACCTTGCCGTCGACGCGCACCGCCTGGGCCAGCGAGCGGCTCCGCGGAGACCCCAAGGTCGCGGTCTTCGGCGAGCAGCTACGCACCGCCGAGGCCCCCCCTGCGATCCCCGAATGGGAGGAGCTACGCGACAAGCTCGGTCGCGACTACCTGGAGAAGTTCGTCTACCACGCCAAGGACCCCGCGCGCTCCCTGGACAGCCTCGACGCCGAGCTGCGCGCGATCCTCGCCAAGCGCGACCCCGCGCGGTCCCAGAGCTCGGCGCTGAAGCTCGTCGTGCTCGGCCTGGTGGCGCTCCTGCTCCTCGGCGGGGCCGGCGTGCTCCTGGCGCGTCGTTCGCGCCGCCAGCCCGACGGTGGCGGCCTCGACGTGCGCGACGTACGGAGCGCGCGCCGCGTCCCGTACCTCTTTCTCTTCCCGGCGCTGGCGGTCCTCTCGGTCTTCCTGTTCCTGCCCATCGTCGCGTCGTTTCTGATCAGCCTGACCGACTGGAACATCTACGCGCTCTCCGACTGGAAACGCCTCACGGTGACCGGCCTGGCCAACTACCGCACGCTCCTCTGGGAGCTGCACCCGAGCGAGCTCGCCGCCGTCGGGTCGTGGTGGGGCTACCTGGCCTTCTGGAACTACCTCGGCGACCCGGTCTTCTGGCGCGCGCTCTTCAACACCTTCGTCTTCGTCCTCCTCGGCGTCCCGCTGTCGATCGTCACCTCGCTGCTCGCGGCGACGGCCCTCAACCAGGCATTCCTGCGCGGCAAGAGCCTGTTCCGCGTGGGCTACTTCCTGCCGGTGGTGACGACCATGGTCGCGGTGGCCGTGGTCTGGCGCTGGCTCTACAACCCGCGGCTGGGCCTCATCAACCAGCTCCTGGAGGCGCTCGGCCTCCCCGGACAGGAGTGGCTCGGTAACCCGCGCCTCGCCCTTCCGGCGCTCATCCTGATGGCCGTGTGGAAGAACTTTGGCTACAACATGATCATCTTCGTCGCCGGCCTGCAGGCCATCCCCGAGCGGTACTACGAGGCGGCCAAGATCGACGGGGCCGGCACGCTCCAGCGCTTCCGGCACGTCACGCTCCCGCTGCTCTCCCCGACCCTGACCTTCGTGTCGATCATGACCGTCATCGGCTATTTCCAGTTCTTCGCCGAGCCGTACGTGATGACCGGCGGCGGTCCCCTCAACAGCACGATGTCCATCGTGCTCTACATGTACAACCACGGCTTCAAGTTCTTCAACCTGGGCTACGCCTCGGCGATCGCCTTCATCCTCTTCGCCTTCATCGGCCTCTTCACCCTCGGTCAGCGGCGGCTCTCGCGCCGGACCGGTGCGGCCTAG
- a CDS encoding TonB-dependent receptor, with amino-acid sequence MTRYLVLCASLLGGVPPALAQEGVREEVKRAAPPKITRPPELRTFVPAVYPPLAQKNGVEGTVLLQIDLDARGKVGAVKVLTSVSPELDAAAVDAVRRFVFSPAELDGKPGPVRVRYAYRFALDRKWVPRLPEWMLDAKERERGRDVVVGRVREQGTRLPVEGAAVAVMEAGVEVKADERGRFVVRDLAPGTYRVQAISLEHKRETVQVVVRAGEQTRIDFYLPRLNVSEYETVVRGKRRQTTVSRVSLRREQLTTVPGTFGDPLRVIENLPGVARVPYVGGALLIRGAPPNDSGVYLDGHRIPILYHFLGGPSVLNSQFLDRIDYYPGNADARYNRLTAGVVDVATRNTFTRQWQGAADINLLNASLFLNVPISSKVSVAAAARRSYIDAILPVVLKATSRSATTVVPVYYDYQLRLDVDLAGDDQLYLLALGSDDALAIASNEPKENLAVSLDSKVTFHRLQGMWRKQLGPRWSSKLSPAFGFWMTNFSSGESSLDLKNLTWGLRWDLEGLVRKGIRLRVGADVEVTQSLFQAQIPVLVDYRNPGAPVSGGGAGGGGFLGGQTTGETQPVDVKAVIGGAALYLDAIVDLTDRLQIMPGLRFDTIYYFGNARLALDPRLTARYSLWRRTTLKAAVGLYSQAPSPAVTNEVTGNPNLQLEHAAHYSLGVEQGITANLSVNATGYYLDRYGQGIRSNQVRFENGQPKPLYYTNEGGGSSFGLELMVKHELTRHFYGWLAYTLSRSLAKRRADGEAVRFAFDQTHILTLVGSVRFGSGWEAGLRFRLVSGRPETPVLGGFFDADGGFYRQLFGVERSENRPLFHQLDLRIEKTWLFRLWRLSAYLDVQNVYNAENPEATMFDYRFRQSGNVRGLPILPTFGVKGSF; translated from the coding sequence GTGACACGGTACCTGGTTCTCTGCGCCTCGCTCCTCGGCGGCGTGCCGCCGGCCCTCGCCCAGGAAGGGGTGCGCGAGGAGGTCAAGCGCGCCGCGCCCCCGAAGATCACGAGGCCCCCCGAGCTCCGCACCTTCGTCCCGGCGGTCTATCCGCCCCTCGCGCAGAAGAACGGCGTCGAGGGGACGGTGCTCTTGCAGATCGACCTCGACGCGCGCGGCAAGGTGGGCGCGGTGAAGGTGCTCACCTCCGTCTCCCCCGAGCTCGACGCGGCCGCGGTGGACGCCGTGCGCCGCTTCGTCTTCTCTCCGGCCGAGCTCGACGGCAAGCCGGGGCCGGTCCGCGTGCGCTACGCGTACCGCTTCGCCCTCGACCGCAAGTGGGTGCCGCGCCTCCCGGAGTGGATGCTGGACGCGAAGGAGCGGGAACGCGGCCGCGACGTGGTCGTCGGGCGCGTGCGCGAGCAGGGGACGCGGCTTCCGGTCGAGGGGGCGGCGGTGGCCGTGATGGAGGCCGGCGTCGAGGTCAAGGCCGACGAGCGCGGGCGCTTCGTGGTTCGAGACCTCGCCCCCGGCACCTATCGCGTACAGGCCATCTCCCTCGAGCACAAGCGCGAAACGGTCCAGGTGGTGGTTCGCGCGGGCGAGCAGACCCGCATCGACTTCTACCTGCCCCGGCTGAACGTGAGCGAGTACGAGACGGTGGTGCGCGGCAAGCGCCGCCAGACGACCGTCTCCCGCGTGAGCCTGCGCCGCGAGCAGCTCACCACGGTCCCCGGCACCTTCGGCGATCCGCTGCGCGTGATCGAGAACCTGCCCGGGGTGGCGAGGGTCCCCTACGTCGGAGGCGCGCTCCTCATCCGCGGCGCGCCGCCGAACGACTCCGGCGTCTACCTCGACGGGCACCGGATTCCGATCCTCTACCACTTCCTCGGCGGGCCGTCGGTCCTGAACTCGCAGTTCCTCGACCGCATCGACTACTACCCGGGGAACGCGGACGCCCGCTACAACCGCCTCACCGCGGGCGTGGTGGACGTGGCCACGCGCAACACCTTCACCCGACAGTGGCAGGGGGCGGCCGACATCAACCTGCTGAACGCCTCGCTCTTCTTGAACGTTCCGATTTCGTCCAAGGTGAGCGTGGCCGCGGCGGCGCGTCGCTCGTACATCGACGCCATCCTGCCGGTGGTCCTCAAGGCCACGAGCCGCAGCGCGACCACCGTCGTGCCCGTGTACTACGACTACCAGCTTCGCCTGGACGTGGACCTGGCCGGCGACGATCAGCTCTACCTCCTCGCCCTCGGGTCCGATGACGCGCTGGCCATCGCCTCGAACGAGCCGAAGGAGAACCTGGCCGTCAGCCTCGACTCCAAGGTCACCTTTCACCGCCTCCAGGGCATGTGGCGCAAGCAGCTCGGCCCGCGCTGGAGCTCGAAGCTCTCCCCGGCCTTCGGCTTCTGGATGACGAACTTCTCGAGCGGCGAGTCCTCGCTCGACCTCAAGAACCTGACCTGGGGGCTGCGCTGGGACCTGGAGGGGCTCGTGCGCAAGGGGATCCGGCTGCGCGTCGGGGCCGACGTGGAGGTGACGCAGTCCCTCTTCCAGGCGCAGATCCCGGTGCTCGTGGACTACCGCAATCCGGGGGCGCCGGTCTCCGGAGGGGGCGCGGGGGGGGGCGGGTTCCTCGGCGGGCAGACCACCGGGGAGACGCAGCCCGTGGACGTGAAGGCCGTCATCGGCGGCGCCGCGCTCTACCTGGACGCGATCGTCGATCTCACCGACCGCTTGCAGATCATGCCGGGCCTGCGCTTCGACACGATCTACTACTTCGGCAACGCACGGCTGGCGCTCGATCCGCGGCTCACGGCGCGGTACTCGCTCTGGCGGCGCACCACGTTGAAGGCCGCCGTGGGGCTCTATTCGCAGGCGCCGAGCCCCGCGGTGACCAACGAGGTGACGGGCAACCCCAACCTGCAGCTCGAGCACGCCGCGCACTACAGCCTGGGGGTGGAGCAGGGGATCACCGCCAACCTGAGCGTGAACGCGACGGGCTACTACCTCGACCGCTACGGGCAGGGGATTCGCTCCAATCAGGTGCGCTTCGAGAACGGCCAGCCGAAGCCCCTCTACTACACGAACGAGGGGGGCGGCTCCTCCTTCGGCCTCGAGCTGATGGTCAAGCACGAGCTGACGCGCCACTTCTACGGCTGGCTGGCCTACACGCTGTCGCGCTCGCTGGCCAAGCGCCGCGCCGATGGCGAGGCGGTGCGCTTCGCCTTCGACCAGACGCACATCCTCACGCTCGTGGGGAGCGTTCGTTTCGGGAGCGGCTGGGAGGCGGGGCTGCGCTTCCGCCTCGTCTCGGGGCGCCCGGAGACGCCGGTCCTCGGGGGCTTCTTCGACGCTGACGGCGGCTTCTATCGTCAGCTCTTTGGCGTCGAGCGGTCGGAGAACCGGCCGCTCTTTCACCAGCTCGACCTGCGGATCGAGAAGACCTGGCTCTTCCGGCTCTGGCGGCTCTCGGCCTATCTCGACGTGCAGAACGTCTACAACGCAGAGAACCCCGAGGCCACGATGTTCGACTACCGCTTCCGGCAGTCGGGCAACGTCCGGGGGCTGCCCATCCTGCCGACCTTCGGCGTGAAGGGGAGTTTCTGA
- a CDS encoding energy transducer TonB: MRSEEKPARVLPWLVTFAVHGALALLTALLPQPPAPERRPPIELTSRKLPERRAVTPPTPRPEEPKPPEPPRRATRRKVTPSEVEVPAKKPAEPPPEGDPASKTPAAPDTGAAVPGVDMAGGTRAPAGQGVQVPAAPKGPVTPGARRVGQGTREGRGFKKDYQKGEQAPVAVVTTMPQVLRRIEATYPERVRELGIEGRVVLELSVDGAGKVTAARVIRGLHPELDAAAVVAAKQMLFAPARVGGTAVAVKIPYTFTFVLD, from the coding sequence GTGCGCTCGGAAGAAAAGCCCGCCCGGGTTCTCCCCTGGCTCGTGACCTTCGCGGTCCACGGCGCTCTCGCGCTCCTCACCGCGCTCCTGCCGCAGCCTCCAGCCCCGGAGCGGCGACCGCCCATCGAGCTGACCTCGCGGAAGCTCCCCGAGCGGCGGGCCGTCACGCCTCCTACGCCCAGGCCCGAGGAGCCGAAGCCCCCGGAACCACCGCGGCGCGCGACGCGGCGCAAGGTCACGCCGAGCGAGGTGGAGGTGCCCGCCAAGAAGCCCGCGGAGCCGCCGCCCGAGGGGGACCCCGCGTCGAAGACCCCGGCCGCGCCCGACACGGGGGCCGCCGTCCCGGGCGTGGACATGGCCGGAGGAACGCGCGCTCCGGCGGGGCAGGGGGTGCAGGTGCCGGCCGCGCCGAAAGGGCCCGTCACGCCGGGAGCGAGGCGCGTGGGGCAGGGGACGCGCGAGGGGCGCGGCTTCAAGAAGGACTACCAGAAGGGCGAGCAGGCGCCCGTGGCGGTGGTGACCACCATGCCGCAGGTGCTCCGGCGCATCGAGGCCACCTACCCCGAGCGGGTGCGCGAGCTCGGCATCGAGGGGCGCGTGGTGCTCGAGCTCTCCGTGGACGGGGCGGGGAAGGTGACTGCGGCGCGCGTGATCCGTGGGCTGCATCCGGAGCTCGACGCAGCCGCAGTCGTCGCCGCGAAGCAGATGCTCTTCGCGCCGGCCCGCGTGGGTGGCACGGCCGTGGCGGTCAAGATCCCCTATACCTTCACCTTCGTGCTGGACTGA
- a CDS encoding biopolymer transporter ExbD, producing MAGGNLSGGHTRGRRLITDINVTPLVDIMLVLLIIFMVTATYIVRDSMEVKLPEASTGESKATSLLALIVYADGKLALNGEPSDEGKVRAFIRDRRGKGDALEAIIAADRAVPHGRVVQVLDLVRAEGVIKFAINVLKPEK from the coding sequence ATGGCGGGCGGGAACCTCTCGGGCGGCCACACCCGCGGGCGGCGACTCATCACCGACATCAACGTCACGCCGCTCGTGGACATCATGCTCGTGTTGCTCATCATCTTCATGGTCACGGCGACCTATATCGTGCGCGACTCCATGGAGGTGAAGCTCCCCGAAGCGAGCACGGGCGAGTCGAAAGCCACCTCGCTCCTCGCGCTCATCGTGTACGCCGACGGCAAGCTCGCCCTGAACGGCGAGCCGTCGGACGAGGGGAAGGTGCGGGCCTTCATCCGGGACCGGAGGGGCAAGGGGGACGCGCTGGAGGCGATCATCGCCGCGGACCGCGCCGTGCCCCACGGCCGCGTGGTGCAGGTGCTGGATCTCGTGCGCGCGGAGGGGGTCATCAAGTTCGCCATCAACGTGCTCAAGCCGGAGAAGTAG